The sequence below is a genomic window from Microbacterium sp. SORGH_AS_0888.
CGCCGGTCGCGCGCGCCAGGGGGATGCGGCGAGTCCTCAGCGGAGCCCTGCGGTCTGAGTCCGCGCGTCCGCCGCGCGCCACCGCGGCCGACGCGCATGGAACGGGATCTTGCGCCCGGGGCGTTCGTCCGACAGAGTGAGCGTCGGGACCGCGCGTGGGGCGCGGTGAGTCGACAGGGGACGTCGATGAGGCGCTATGCCGCGACACTGGGGGTCGCACTCGTGTTCATGCTCGCAGGATGCGGCAGCACCGCCGGCGCTCCTGTCGTCGCGATCCGGTCATCGCCGTCGACGGAGTCAGCCACGCCGAGCCCGCTGCACACCCCGGTGAGGGTCGTGGAGCAGATCGTGCAGACCGAGCCCGTCGCGTTCGAGCGCGTGTCGGTGGACGACCCCTCGCGTCCGAGGGGCTCGTCGGCGGTCACGACCCCCGGGGTCGCCGGTGTGCGCTCCAAGACGTTCGAGGTCACCCGCGTCGACGGCGTGGAGACATCCCGGACGCTGGTGAAGGACGAGGTGACGACCGCCCCGGTCACCGAGGTCACGGCCGTGGGCACCTACGTCGCCCCGCCGCCGGAGCCCGAGCCGGACGTGGCTCAGGCCGGATCCGGGTGCGACCCGAACTACGCGGACGGTTGCGTCCCCATCGCGAGCGACGTCGACTGCGCGGGCGGCAGCGGCAACGGG
It includes:
- a CDS encoding G5 domain-containing protein gives rise to the protein MRRYAATLGVALVFMLAGCGSTAGAPVVAIRSSPSTESATPSPLHTPVRVVEQIVQTEPVAFERVSVDDPSRPRGSSAVTTPGVAGVRSKTFEVTRVDGVETSRTLVKDEVTTAPVTEVTAVGTYVAPPPEPEPDVAQAGSGCDPNYADGCVPIASDVDCAGGSGNGPAYFSGTARVVGRDVYGLDRDGDGIACE